DNA sequence from the Bacteroidota bacterium genome:
TACTTCAGTTTGGTAATCATTTTGGAAAGACCGGACTTGAGGTTCGCAGCCTTGTTTTTGTGAATGATGGCTTTTCCTGCCAGCTTGTCAATCATAGAAACAATGCCTGAAAGCTTTTCACCTGCCTCGGTTTTT
Encoded proteins:
- the rpsT gene encoding 30S ribosomal protein S20, which translates into the protein MANHKSALKRIRQNEVRRIRNRYYAKTMRNALKKFRSIKEKTEAGEKLSGIVSMIDKLAGKAIIHKNKAANLKSGLSKMITKLK